In Cololabis saira isolate AMF1-May2022 chromosome 10, fColSai1.1, whole genome shotgun sequence, a single window of DNA contains:
- the pdca gene encoding phosducin a, producing the protein MSAAALEEDELPAIQTGPKGVINDWRRFKLDSVDQSAPQNKRELLRQMSTPREDDKERLNRKMSVQEYELIQDEDEQCLKRYRKQCMQDMHERLSFGPKFECVHELESGEAFLEVIEQEHRLTLVVVHVYQHGVKGCEEMNSCLECLASEYPSVKFCRIDAVATGAAERFSSEVLPALLVYKAGELLGNFLAITKRFSEEFFATDVEGFLNEYGLLPEKEFAACGDEEDEAVE; encoded by the exons ATGTCTGCTGCTGCCCTGGAAGAAGATGAGCTGCCTGCCATCCAAACAG GTCCAAAAGGTGTAATTAATGACTGGCGAAGGTTTAAGTTGGACAGTGTGGATCAAAGTGCCCCTCAAAACAAGCGAGAGCTGCTCAGACAAATGTCCACTCCTCGAGAGGATGACAAAGAGAGACTCAACAGAAAG ATGAGCGTTCAGGAGTATGAACTTATCCAAGACGAGGACGAGCAGTGTCTGAAACGCTACCGAAAGCAGTGCATGCAGGATATGCATGAGCGCCTGAGCTTTGGTCCCAAGTTTGAATGTGTCCACGAGCTTGAGAGTGGAGAAGCCTTCCTGGAAGTGATAGAACAGGAGCATCGGTTGACCCTGGTGGTGGTTCACGTCTACCAACATGGTGTCAAAG GCTGTGAGGAGATGAACTCGTGTCTGGAGTGTCTGGCGTCAGAATACCCCAGCGTTAAATTTTGTCGCATTGATGCCGTGGCAACAGGGGCTGCTGAGCGCTTCTCCTCTGAG GTTCTTCCTGCCCTGCTGGTGTACAAAGCCGGTGAATTACTGGGTAACTTCCTGGCCATCACCAAACGTTTTAGTGAGGAGTTCTTTGCGACAGATGTTGAAGGGTTTCTCAATGAATATGGCCTTTTGCCTGAGAAAGAGTTTGCTGCATGCGGTGATGAAGAAGATGAGGCAGTGgagtaa